In Methylomonas sp. ZR1, one DNA window encodes the following:
- a CDS encoding acetylornithine transaminase: MTSHIMPTYARQSVTFTRGEGAWLWDTDGRRYLDSVAGIAVCNLGHAHPAVHEALCRQSKTLLHTSNLYGVELQSQLADRLIELSGMDNVFFSNSGAEANEAAIKIARKYGHQQGVENPVVLTMEKSFHGRTMGTLSATGNTKIKQGFAPLLAGFTHVPYNDMPAIEAALAADKNIVAILVEPVQGEGGVNIPAADYLNQIRALCDRHNLLMMLDEIQTGAGRTGRFLAYQHPGILPDVCTMAKALGNGVPIGACLARGKAADVLQAGNHGSTFGGNPLACSAALAVLETLSTGTLIADAQSKGEQICQRFKNALANTPHIVDIRHKGLMIGIELDRPCGELVGKALAEGLLINVTADNTIRLLPPLIIDDAQISTLTDTLTALIQAFCRQ, translated from the coding sequence CCGCCAGTCGGTCACTTTTACACGCGGCGAAGGCGCGTGGTTGTGGGATACCGATGGACGCCGCTATCTCGACTCGGTGGCCGGTATTGCCGTGTGCAACCTGGGCCACGCCCATCCGGCCGTGCATGAAGCGCTGTGCCGGCAAAGCAAAACCTTGCTGCATACCTCCAATCTTTACGGCGTAGAGTTGCAGTCGCAACTGGCGGATAGACTGATCGAGCTAAGCGGCATGGATAATGTGTTTTTCAGCAATTCCGGCGCCGAAGCCAACGAAGCGGCGATAAAAATCGCCCGCAAATACGGCCACCAGCAAGGCGTTGAAAACCCAGTAGTGTTGACCATGGAAAAAAGCTTCCATGGCCGGACTATGGGCACGCTGAGCGCCACCGGCAACACCAAGATCAAGCAAGGCTTCGCGCCGCTGTTGGCCGGGTTTACCCATGTGCCGTACAACGACATGCCGGCTATCGAAGCAGCTCTCGCCGCCGATAAAAACATAGTCGCGATCCTGGTTGAACCGGTGCAAGGCGAAGGCGGGGTGAATATTCCGGCGGCGGATTACTTAAACCAAATTCGCGCACTATGTGATCGGCACAATCTGCTGATGATGCTGGATGAAATTCAAACCGGCGCCGGCCGTACCGGGCGCTTTCTGGCTTATCAACATCCCGGCATCCTGCCGGATGTTTGCACGATGGCTAAAGCCTTGGGCAACGGCGTGCCAATTGGCGCTTGCCTGGCACGCGGCAAAGCAGCGGATGTGTTACAAGCCGGCAATCACGGCTCGACGTTTGGCGGCAATCCACTGGCCTGCAGCGCTGCCTTAGCGGTACTGGAAACTTTATCAACCGGCACCTTGATCGCCGATGCGCAATCAAAGGGCGAACAAATTTGCCAGCGCTTCAAAAACGCACTGGCAAACACCCCGCATATCGTCGATATTCGCCATAAAGGCTTGATGATAGGCATTGAACTGGATCGGCCTTGCGGCGAATTGGTCGGAAAAGCCTTGGCGGAAGGCTTATTGATCAACGTCACTGCCGACAACACTATCCGTTTGCTGCCGCCGCTAATCATCGACGACGCACAAATATCAACGCTGACAGACACCCTGACAGCGCTCATTCAGGCATTTTGCAGACAATAA